GTTCAATTATCATTCTTTCCTCATTCTTTGGGGACATCATATCAGATTCATCACCATGAAATGTAGAACCTCTATTCAGAGATTGTCTTTGTCTGCTACAGCATGCATGTTCAGAGTAGTGGGGTCCCACCTTAAGAACATCTTTAAGCATAGAAAAATCATTATGCCTACCACTACCAATTCTTTTTCTGTTGTTCGACTTTTGAACTCCGTGGCTGAAGGATGATGGAAGAGACTTGGATCTTGTCAAATTACTTGTAGCCACATCTCTCCAACCATCATTGCTGCTGATGCCAAGAGGATAGATGATTGAGTGCTgcattctctctctctgcacTTCTCCCTTTGGGCATTTCCAGTGTGCCATTTTGTGGATAGCAACTTTTGATGCATCCTGATCGGAGAGAGCAAGCATATCCCCAAGCGTGCTGAAGCCATCATTATCAGTTACTTGATGCTGACACTGATAGGTCTTCTTCCATCTGTTAGAGAGGTTTTTCTTTGCCTCCTTGCTTACTGATGTTTCAATTGAATATGTTGGTGAAGAGTTGAAGCTGGAAGAAGCCCAAGCATCACATAGCTCAGAGGATCTATAGAATGCCTCTGAAGTCTTGAGCTTAGTAACAGATGACAGGAATTGTGACCTTTCATCCGAAACAAAAGTTCTGGTCTCTGGTTCGACATCATGTTTCCTACTTCCACCCCTAGCAGCTCTCATTTGTTTTCTGATCTCCCTAGCAATTTCTCTAGATCCCTTCCCCATATGGCCTGATTTTTCAGAATCTCCTAGGGACACCTGACACATATACTCTTCAGTATACGAATTCCATCTACCAACATCCTGAGATTCCTTGTGCCTTCTATAATCAGAATGAGGGATTTTATGATTTAGGTCAAAGGCTCCTTCAATACCATGAGCTTTCTCAAGACATGGCTTCAAGACAACGATCCGAGTGGGGCAGGCTCGTTTGTCGGTGTTCTCCTGGCGTCTTGACCTTGACAGCTTCTGCCTCAATGAACCAGACTCTTGCTTTAGGGATTGAGAGGACACATTCGAATATGGCTTCCTCAAAGAATGTTTCACTTCCTTTTGCATGTTGAAGAAGCTTTCAGTAGCTTGTGGATAAATATTGTCCACGCCACTATATTGATTTCTTCGAGATGGTTTCAATATTGTAATGCAGTTTGCGGTAGAGGATGGTGAACTGTGATTATGCAGGTCCCTTCTGACAACAGGGTcaaatttttgaagaaattcCAGCAGAAGATCACTATTAGATACCAATGCATCAAGTGTCTCATTAAACTCTTCTGACATATGAAGGGATTCATCAGTAGAAAGACGCTTAGCATCCATAAATTTCTGCCTTATGAAATCTATATCAGCACTGTCCATCTTGTCAGATCTGGAACTTGTATTTCCATTTCTAGATCTTGGGCTCCagtgcatctttggatttgCAGCCTCCATAACTTCCAAAACGTCTTTGATATCATCTGAACTTCTCCTATGTGGAATGTCTTCATATAAACCATGTAGATCATGAGAACTACCAGctgaagtgtttggtgcatgACTTTGAGTATATCTCTGCTGATTATGGGTTCCAGATGAAGGAAGTGAATCAAGACCCATTAGTCTCCCTACAGCACCTGGTGAGATGTGCCTAGCATTGACGTCTTTTGAGAATTCTTCATCTATTAGCATTTTCATCGGTACAACACTGGCTTTTCTTGATTTACTTTGCCTGTTTCCAGCAGAGAACTGAGGTGAAAAAAAAGGGCATACCAATTCATTAATTGCCTCTTACATTGGCGCAGGAAATTCAATAAATAAAATAGCAAAGTTTGATAGAAGAAGATACTAATGAAATACAGGCAATTTCCATAATTGATCATCAGGAAACTTTGGTTGATACAAATATACAATAAAGCATACCTTCTAAGAAGTGTTGAATTAGACCAATAACATGTCCATCTGATTTTTAAGCTGTCTAGTTTCAATAAGTTTTAAGCTCTTAAAAAGTTTCAAATATGTGAAATCATATGATAGAAATCTTCAACAAAATCCAGATCACTCACCAGGGAATCAGAGAGTATCCCAGTGTAAGTTGCTTGTTTCCTCAAAGGCACAACCCCTGAATTAAAGAGCAAAGAAATGGTAAATAATCTCTGCAGGTCCAAAACCACAATGGTAATAGTAGTAACGTGATAAAATGTTAGGCAGAAGGCATTTCATGCTGAAATAGACTTGTTGTGAGGTAAAGACCAAAAGGGGGAGGTTTGCAAGTGCAATTCATTTGTTTCTAGACTACAAGGAGAATTAAACTGAGTAGGAAGATATCTGTTACTGTGCTTAATCAGCTAGTCTTTGTAAGGAAATATACTTCATATACTGGAGAATTAGCATGCAACTATCAAATCTGAAAAAAGGGTACTTCTtagagagaaggaagaacagACACCAAGGTGTTCGTGCTGCGAGTTCCCTTGTTGCCATTTTTTTCTGAAACTCGTGAAATTTTATTTCAACAAATTAGAATTGAAACAACGGCAATAATCAACTTGTCCATAAACCATCACTTTCTGGAAACACCCACAGAATATGTGTTGAAACATTTGTACAATGCTAGGTGAATGAAACTCAATTCAGCAACACATCCTCGAATTTTGATTTACCTAAGCATTTACAAGGGGAAAAAAGGTTTCCATTTGGACTCTTTGGCACCGTCACTGGTGAAACCAGGGGGTCCCATACCATGTAATGTAAGCATGTTGGATTGCTGTTACCATTTAACTAGCTACATAACCTTTCATAGCATGGAGCCTCCATGAAGCGCACATATATACTTTACAACAAATCATCACTGCATTGGTCAAGGGGATGAAACAAGCCAGTAGCACAAAGGCACGGTACAAGCCTTGTAGTTGTATGACCACCCAATAAATATGAACTACGAAGACGAGTGCATATGGTGTTTGCTTCGATTCCACACAGCGGCAGACTGAATTTCTACCACCCTAGTACCTTTCTTTGTCGAGCAAGCAGAAGGATTACGGAACAAGTTTCACTAGTGCTTAAAGTAGTTGTACACTTGTACTGGTTTTCTTGACTATGTGACAAATCTATGTTTAAACAAATATTTGCTTTTTAGTGATTAGCATAAGAAAGCCACTTGGCTATGATTCCATGAACCTTCACAACATCCAACAGACAAGAAGACGCAGAATAGAATAAATTAATGCTTTAACTTACATATCCTGCAAATTACGGGCAAGTGAGATTTCTTTGCGTGATCTTGTGGGAATAGACAAGTTGACAACATTATACATTTCATTGATGACTATAAATTCTACACTCTACAGTACCCAAATTATTCCAAGCATCCAATGCTCCAGAGTTTATTCCAAGACGGCAAGATCGGATGGAAAAAATACATTTCTTTCATGCTTGGTTTAAAAGTTGGCCTATAACTCCTGTAAAATGTAGGCTACTGCAGCTTAAAATGAAAATGcaagaaagaaaagcaaaagAATTGTCCGCCAAAATAGTTTGAATTGAAAGCAAGAATCTTTGCTCCCCAATAAAGGCCTGACTAAGACCTAAAGTCCATGAGAAAGCTACGCCCTGTCAACTAATACGGGATTGAAAAAGATTCACGCTAAAATAAAGAAGATTGATGCCAGGCTACCTGTCCTAAATTTCCTGTTAGCTAACAGGAGCAACCAAAAAAAGCCGTCGTTTCCAATACCAAACATCCCTAGCATTTATCCATGGAGATGACGGTAAAAAAAAGGTTTTAATTCAAAACAATAATCGAAAACATAAAAATGGACGATAACGGATGTGCAAGCAATCCAAGCAGAAGCACCAGCTAGAACCACCAGAACAACGACGGAAAATAAAAAGGACAAATCTCCAAATTTCCTGACGGGACAGCATGAGGTACAAGAACTACCAAAACAACCAAAACCATCTCTATCTAAGATCAAAGATGGGATCTTCATCACATGGACTCCATAACCCACCCACCCCACACCAAAAAAATCGTCGGAAAAAGAAGCCCGGAACTTTTTCAAACGAAAACAAGAAAGATCATTCGGAATTTAGATCAAGAAACAAGGCAAGCACGGACCATGGTGATCGACGGTGGGAACTGCTGAATGCGCTGCATTCCGCTCGGACGACCCGCCGCTCTCTCCCCTGCGCCGCGATCTGCCGCGCGCAATACTCGCCATGCTCGGCGCGATTCCTGAGTTCGGCCGGATGCGGCGACGAGGCAATCGCTCATCCGCCGCCGGGCGGCGAGAGAGGCAGGGAGAAGAGTGATGGAGAGCTAAACGAGCAAGTCGATTTTTTTAGTGTGAGGACGGGGAAATAGGCTTTGCTTGTTTCGTTTgcccgatctctctctctctctctctctctctctctatctctctggtGACCTGTTTCTTTCTAAAATCTCGCTTCCCTACGTGGGTTTTGGAGCGTTCGGTTTCTTCTcaccttctctctctatctctggTGACCTGTTTCTCTCTCTAAAATCTctatctcctctctctcactctatcTCTTACTAGCAGGTCCAGACAGTATCTCTTACTGAATTAATTTTTCAATGCTATCTTTTGTCTGGTTTTCATTTTGCCTCTAGGTCCCTCGATAGTGTTAATTTTTTAGTGCTAGTATTGTACActtttctccttttccattaGAAGAGTTTAAAGATGGATCATTGCGGGACTTGCTTTCAATCATCATTGTTACACAATGAATTTGTTGTTTAGATGCATTCAAGTAAAGTGCGAAATTCATTCCAAAAGATCATCGCTAATGATTCTCAATGGTGATTACAATTAAAACACGGCCAAAAACAACGCCGCACCACTCCCAACAGTCGGACAAAAGATGTAGTTTAAACCaaaagatagagagagaaaagatgTAGTCGGACATGATATGTGCCTCATGTCACATATCACCAATCCTCACCGGTCCCCAAGGCACGTGAAAATTGTAAACCAAAGGGGCCTATTTGCAAAAGCCGGCTGAACCCCAAGCATTCAGAtatagttttgaaaaaaaaatagtactagGAGTACTCCGTAACTGCCTTGTGAGTTGTGCCTTCCCACGAAGCCACGGGACGTGTGCGTGGCCATAGTCTACAGCGCACCAAGGCCCCGCCTGGCCGAAGTGGGCCCGGTACCCACACGTGTGCGTCGAGCGAAGTCCGAACCCCTGGTGCGCCCGGTCCATGCATGTCCCCCATCTGCCAGTCCTCGTAtcgcacggcacggtgacatCCGCGTAGCCCCTTGCGCCCGCTTGGGATGCCTCCCAAAGCGCGAGCGCGGGGCGGCCGAGGCGGGCTTCCCTCTGGGTCCTACGCGTCGGGGACAGAATACTAGTACCAATACAGTGCGACCCTGGGCCCACCGTGACAGGCGGGGCCCACACTCAGTCCAAGTGACGCTTGGAGTGCCGGACTACgcttgggatttttttttaaaggaaaggGAATTCATATATCGTGCATCGAAACATCCCCATTTTACAAGTAAGAACCAGGCATCAACtcgaaaaaatatagaaaagacTCCAAGGCCTTTCTGCATCATCTTCCTCTGCCTCGCCTTGCGTCGCTACCAATGTCGTCGAGCCGAGCTCAGCAACGCAGGCCAACGAAGAAAGTTCCAATCTCCTGACCGGATATAGCGCCAAGCCCCACACCATGTTGAGCCACAATAGCCAACGATTAAAGAGACATTTGTCCGATCGCATCTGGAACATTAAAgatctgtttggtagagttctttctgattcaaattctttataagagtgagtttttttttttggagaaagtGATTCTACGGTTGAAAGTAATTTtctagtgattctctaaaataaaatatatgaaaaagtgattCTATGCGGAAAGTGAATCAGAGGAAGctgttttttcagctccccaaCTTTTAGCTCATTTCAATCACTTCCACAGATTctactcagggagctaaaagctgaaagctactgtttggcagagctcccccgATTCCAGTCGGAAAGCTGCTCTGAGAGCTCTGCTAAACAGACCCTAAAAGAGTATCAGCAAGCATGACACGGAGCTTCATCCGGAAAACTTCAAACGGGCACCATCAAACACTGTTTCGCCATAGTTGAAGGCCTAGTAGGCCTACCCAAACCAAGATTTGACGACCCGGAAACACAGATAAAACACGCGAAACACAGATAAAACACGCGAATCCAAGAAACCCTCTCCAAATGCAACCTCGACAAAACAACTACCAACAAAAACTCCTAGGATCATCGCAGGAGAAGTCAACAAAGTTAGCGACCACGCCAGAGACGGCCTGGAGGAAGAAAAGTCGGTGAAACACCTCAGcggtgtaa
The nucleotide sequence above comes from Phragmites australis chromosome 4, lpPhrAust1.1, whole genome shotgun sequence. Encoded proteins:
- the LOC133916381 gene encoding uncharacterized protein LOC133916381 isoform X2, with the translated sequence MKMLIDEEFSKDVNARHISPGAVGRLMGLDSLPSSGTHNQQRYTQSHAPNTSAGSSHDLHGLYEDIPHRRSSDDIKDVLEVMEAANPKMHWSPRSRNGNTSSRSDKMDSADIDFIRQKFMDAKRLSTDESLHMSEEFNETLDALVSNSDLLLEFLQKFDPVVRRDLHNHSSPSSTANCITILKPSRRNQYSGVDNIYPQATESFFNMQKEVKHSLRKPYSNVSSQSLKQESGSLRQKLSRSRRQENTDKRACPTRIVVLKPCLEKAHGIEGAFDLNHKIPHSDYRRHKESQDVGRWNSYTEEYMCQVSLGDSEKSGHMGKGSREIAREIRKQMRAARGGSRKHDVEPETRTFVSDERSQFLSSVTKLKTSEAFYRSSELCDAWASSSFNSSPTYSIETSVSKEAKKNLSNRWKKTYQCQHQVTDNDGFSTLGDMLALSDQDASKVAIHKMAHWKCPKGEVQRERMQHSIIYPLGISSNDGWRDVATSNLTRSKSLPSSFSHGVQKSNNRKRIGSGRHNDFSMLKDVLKVGPHYSEHACCSRQRQSLNRGSTFHGDESDMMSPKNEERMIIEREIHVNYEEPANDIVMPVTSEQSLQHANLDHELDAVVCWDTSSAVPGQNKEPLSPAGQNNQMLQQPATAFDDRLIVPELDDLVTEDEQIKYHRADDSPVVYDPQIESAFPVGIDHHQGDDNENLCIPPNGSVSPMSSNKDDQQSPVSVLESSMDAEDVYSGDFEKISTDLQELRMQLQLLKREATYSRDDTELFILSDAEMTCQPLPETEESHAFTFRDDEERDFCYVHDMLTNLGIHAANQEELLNNWYLLECPADHDLYGELEKKYSSLILWPQPERKLLLDITNAVLADIITSLMQCGSKASFKRWSPRWDQEGFVEMVWQRVVQLRQEMEFNQEGLFLDVEWVGSEDGTYLVGSDIGNTVQEELLEEIISDFLGVTKSFNLCG
- the LOC133916381 gene encoding uncharacterized protein LOC133916381 isoform X1, whose amino-acid sequence is MASIARGRSRRRGESGGSSERNAAHSAVPTVDHHGVVPLRKQATYTGILSDSLFSAGNRQSKSRKASVVPMKMLIDEEFSKDVNARHISPGAVGRLMGLDSLPSSGTHNQQRYTQSHAPNTSAGSSHDLHGLYEDIPHRRSSDDIKDVLEVMEAANPKMHWSPRSRNGNTSSRSDKMDSADIDFIRQKFMDAKRLSTDESLHMSEEFNETLDALVSNSDLLLEFLQKFDPVVRRDLHNHSSPSSTANCITILKPSRRNQYSGVDNIYPQATESFFNMQKEVKHSLRKPYSNVSSQSLKQESGSLRQKLSRSRRQENTDKRACPTRIVVLKPCLEKAHGIEGAFDLNHKIPHSDYRRHKESQDVGRWNSYTEEYMCQVSLGDSEKSGHMGKGSREIAREIRKQMRAARGGSRKHDVEPETRTFVSDERSQFLSSVTKLKTSEAFYRSSELCDAWASSSFNSSPTYSIETSVSKEAKKNLSNRWKKTYQCQHQVTDNDGFSTLGDMLALSDQDASKVAIHKMAHWKCPKGEVQRERMQHSIIYPLGISSNDGWRDVATSNLTRSKSLPSSFSHGVQKSNNRKRIGSGRHNDFSMLKDVLKVGPHYSEHACCSRQRQSLNRGSTFHGDESDMMSPKNEERMIIEREIHVNYEEPANDIVMPVTSEQSLQHANLDHELDAVVCWDTSSAVPGQNKEPLSPAGQNNQMLQQPATAFDDRLIVPELDDLVTEDEQIKYHRADDSPVVYDPQIESAFPVGIDHHQGDDNENLCIPPNGSVSPMSSNKDDQQSPVSVLESSMDAEDVYSGDFEKISTDLQELRMQLQLLKREATYSRDDTELFILSDAEMTCQPLPETEESHAFTFRDDEERDFCYVHDMLTNLGIHAANQEELLNNWYLLECPADHDLYGELEKKYSSLILWPQPERKLLLDITNAVLADIITSLMQCGSKASFKRWSPRWDQEGFVEMVWQRVVQLRQEMEFNQEGLFLDVEWVGSEDGTYLVGSDIGNTVQEELLEEIISDFLGVTKSFNLCG